A portion of the Oxynema aestuarii AP17 genome contains these proteins:
- a CDS encoding DUF4278 domain-containing protein has translation MKLTYRGVSYEYTPPTIETTEGELAGKYRGLDWRFCNLKKAPVQQPTVELMYRGVAYGSAEQAPTVPVRQPIAVPSVAPAGSASLFEDKARSLMMSNCRAIKKRQQSMLSRLASEVGLAGDVSGYWNRIQGKVHPTFRLSYDRSRAAMS, from the coding sequence ATGAAATTGACTTATCGCGGTGTTAGCTACGAATACACCCCCCCAACCATTGAAACCACCGAAGGCGAACTCGCCGGGAAATACCGAGGATTGGATTGGCGCTTCTGCAACCTGAAGAAAGCGCCCGTCCAGCAGCCGACCGTCGAGTTAATGTATCGCGGCGTCGCCTATGGTAGCGCCGAGCAAGCGCCGACGGTTCCCGTCCGCCAACCGATCGCCGTTCCCTCCGTGGCGCCTGCGGGATCTGCGAGTTTGTTTGAAGATAAAGCACGCTCGTTGATGATGAGTAACTGTCGCGCCATTAAAAAGCGCCAACAGTCGATGTTGAGCCGTTTGGCGAGTGAAGTGGGTCTGGCGGGTGACGTTTCCGGGTATTGGAATCGCATCCAAGGGAAAGTGCATCCCACCTTCCGCTTATCCTACGATCGCTCCCGCGCGGCGATGAGCTAA
- a CDS encoding DUF262 domain-containing protein: MIKNNNLNTNFEDEGIDLYDQIETNDEGINQPFDPTKIRVDTRKITIDLVLKRIEYKELDLAPDFQRQAIWTNDAKSRLVESILIRIPLPAFYIDATDDDKWLVIDGLQRLTALKQFIFDKTLRLTGLQYLTELENKKYDELPRKYQRRIVETELTLSTIEPGTPPAVKYNIFRRINTGGIPLSPQEIRHALNQGKATKLLGRLAKSDDFLKATNFDRSKKQKRMLDQEFILGFLSYKIYGYTKYKSFDSRDDFFVQTMNSINKKISDEQLEQVEHDFTKAMIAAYEIFGEDAFRKPKTSRRNPVNQALFEAWSVILSQLKDAELEKLKQKKNDLLNKFRNLVNSDSEFLESISQATKKVEIRFSRIEKLIQEVLA; this comes from the coding sequence ATGATTAAAAACAATAATCTTAATACGAATTTTGAAGATGAAGGAATAGATTTATATGACCAAATAGAAACGAACGATGAGGGAATTAATCAACCTTTCGATCCAACAAAAATTAGAGTTGATACTCGTAAAATAACCATCGATCTTGTACTCAAACGGATTGAATATAAAGAACTAGATTTAGCACCTGATTTTCAGCGTCAGGCTATCTGGACAAATGATGCAAAAAGTAGACTCGTTGAGTCTATTTTGATCCGTATTCCCTTACCTGCTTTTTATATCGATGCCACTGATGATGATAAATGGCTAGTTATTGACGGATTACAAAGGCTAACAGCACTTAAGCAATTTATCTTTGATAAAACCCTGAGATTAACTGGACTTCAGTACCTCACCGAACTTGAAAATAAAAAATATGATGAATTGCCGCGCAAATATCAACGTCGTATTGTTGAAACTGAATTAACTCTCTCTACTATTGAACCGGGAACGCCTCCAGCAGTTAAATACAATATTTTTCGTCGAATTAATACCGGGGGAATACCACTATCTCCCCAAGAGATCCGTCATGCCTTAAATCAAGGTAAAGCAACCAAACTGTTAGGACGTTTAGCTAAATCTGATGACTTCTTAAAAGCCACTAACTTCGATCGTTCAAAAAAACAGAAACGAATGTTAGACCAGGAATTCATATTAGGATTCTTGTCATACAAAATATATGGCTACACAAAATACAAAAGCTTTGACAGTCGAGATGATTTTTTTGTCCAAACCATGAATTCGATTAATAAAAAAATTTCTGATGAGCAACTAGAACAAGTCGAGCATGATTTTACCAAGGCCATGATAGCTGCCTATGAAATCTTTGGTGAAGATGCTTTTCGCAAACCAAAAACATCCAGACGTAATCCAGTTAATCAAGCATTGTTTGAGGCTTGGTCTGTGATTTTAAGTCAACTTAAAGATGCGGAATTAGAAAAGTTAAAACAAAAAAAAAATGATTTATTAAATAAATTTAGAAATTTAGTAAACTCCGATAGTGAATTTCTCGAATCAATTTCTCAAGCCACTAAAAAAGTAGAAATTCGATTTAGTCGTATTGAAAAATTAATCCAAGAGGTTTTGGCATGA
- a CDS encoding isochorismatase, with protein MTHQLPIPPHFDRQKVGDVWRVLYQQRAIDAKHWAQQYNLEPAAKDRARICLMAIDVQNTFCIPKFELFVGGRSGMGAVQDNIRLCEFIYRNLGIITAIAPTMDTHTAMQIFHPVFWVDDAGENPEPMTQISMEDVENGVWKVNPAIAYSIAGGNYMALQNYALHYVKKLNLDSKYPLTIWPYHSMLGGIGHALVSALEEAMFFHNMARNSQTQYEIKGGNPLTENYSVLRPEVLEDSQGRPIAQKNTRFIQKLLDYDAVIIAGQAKSHCVAWTIDDLLTEIQAQDPKLAQKVYLLEDCTSPVVVPGVVDFTDQADAAFDRFSKAGMHLVKSTEAIDSWPDLL; from the coding sequence ATGACTCATCAACTCCCGATTCCCCCTCACTTCGATCGCCAAAAAGTCGGCGATGTCTGGCGCGTCCTCTATCAACAACGGGCTATTGATGCCAAACATTGGGCGCAACAATATAACCTCGAACCCGCCGCCAAAGATCGGGCCCGAATCTGCTTGATGGCGATCGACGTTCAAAATACATTTTGCATTCCCAAATTTGAGTTATTTGTCGGCGGTCGGAGTGGGATGGGTGCCGTCCAAGATAATATCCGACTTTGCGAATTTATCTATCGCAATTTGGGCATCATTACCGCGATCGCGCCGACAATGGACACCCACACCGCCATGCAAATTTTCCATCCCGTATTTTGGGTCGACGATGCGGGAGAAAATCCCGAACCGATGACCCAAATCTCGATGGAAGACGTCGAAAATGGCGTGTGGAAAGTGAATCCCGCGATCGCCTACAGCATTGCAGGCGGTAACTATATGGCCTTGCAAAATTACGCCCTGCACTATGTCAAAAAATTAAATCTCGATAGTAAATATCCCCTGACCATTTGGCCCTATCATTCCATGTTGGGGGGGATCGGTCACGCCCTCGTTTCCGCCTTAGAAGAAGCGATGTTTTTCCACAATATGGCGCGCAACAGTCAAACCCAATATGAAATTAAAGGCGGCAATCCCCTCACCGAAAATTACTCCGTGTTGCGTCCGGAAGTTCTCGAAGATTCTCAAGGTCGTCCCATCGCCCAAAAAAATACTCGCTTTATTCAAAAACTGCTCGACTACGATGCTGTGATTATTGCAGGTCAAGCAAAAAGTCATTGTGTTGCCTGGACTATTGACGATTTACTCACGGAAATTCAAGCTCAAGATCCGAAATTAGCCCAGAAAGTTTATCTTTTAGAAGATTGCACCTCACCCGTTGTCGTTCCCGGGGTGGTGGACTTCACAGACCAAGCCGATGCGGCGTTCGATCGCTTTTCTAAGGCAGGAATGCACCTGGTCAAATCCACCGAGGCGATCGATTCTTGGCCGGATTTATTATAA
- a CDS encoding protein phosphatase 2C domain-containing protein, with amino-acid sequence MKELFEVAAGTVVGRHHVRLGVNNQDGYYLTSTEEATIAIVCDGCSSGVHSEVGAKVGARLVGEAIRRSLFEGEAIDEPEKCLELVRQNVLENIKTMAIAMGGNTNEIPPKILQHYFLFTIVGVWIARSGIVTFSLGDGLLIVNDRPTQIGPFANNAPPYLVYDFLDSNSDRWKFTIHDRLNPEDLNSILIGTDGVNDLMKLAHCPFPGKPDLIGDIRQFWTQDRYFQNPDTIRRQLSLINREIHKPNWEHRQMLKETGLLPDDTTLIVIRKRKSS; translated from the coding sequence ATGAAAGAGCTGTTTGAAGTGGCTGCCGGGACAGTTGTGGGGAGACATCACGTTCGACTCGGCGTCAACAACCAGGACGGGTATTACCTGACCTCGACGGAAGAAGCAACGATCGCCATTGTCTGCGACGGTTGCAGCAGTGGAGTCCATAGCGAAGTTGGCGCTAAAGTCGGGGCGCGCTTGGTGGGGGAAGCGATTCGACGATCGCTATTTGAAGGCGAAGCGATCGACGAGCCCGAGAAATGTTTAGAACTCGTTCGCCAAAACGTCCTCGAAAACATCAAAACTATGGCGATCGCCATGGGGGGAAATACCAACGAAATCCCGCCCAAAATCCTGCAACATTACTTTTTATTTACCATTGTTGGCGTTTGGATCGCGCGATCGGGCATCGTCACCTTTTCCCTCGGAGATGGTTTATTAATTGTCAACGATCGCCCCACCCAAATTGGACCGTTTGCCAATAACGCCCCACCTTATTTAGTGTACGACTTCCTCGATTCCAATTCCGATCGCTGGAAATTCACCATCCACGATCGCCTCAACCCAGAAGATCTCAACTCGATCTTAATTGGAACCGATGGAGTCAACGATCTGATGAAACTCGCTCATTGCCCCTTTCCCGGGAAACCCGACCTCATCGGCGATATCCGTCAGTTTTGGACCCAAGACCGCTACTTCCAAAATCCAGATACCATCCGTCGGCAATTATCCCTGATCAATCGCGAAATTCATAAACCCAACTGGGAACACCGACAAATGCTAAAAGAAACGGGATTATTACCCGACGATACCACCTTAATTGTCATCCGGAAACGCAAATCCTCATAA
- a CDS encoding ATP-binding protein, whose product METKRLPSLQLKRSLSSLETWGFGLSGLLLWLGPAPAMHAALGDRAIFVWLPGAIVGFLLNLQVQRLGTHWPEMSGGTPNYAARLLANYPLIARYGAIGYWLGWVSVPPMNAIILTDLVKANLDPVGIYTPETVLRIGFTAIAYIVAFSGIRTLAILHLCFVIPAIGLLLAFSVQGIGWLSFGPLTPGLMPHEWSGFDPVEWCKWFFLAVYAVYGCETASSFVADSRRPQNTLKALSFAAMLLPVVYIGGSWVLMRLATAPGLGENTFLHLVAAGKPFWGSATSTLVTFLLSAGCLLSSATAVSNSPRVLYQLARDGYLSPVFGVVSPRGVLGPGLLFTFLLSLICLVWGDVSHVVMVTGTGYLSSMMAVHLSLWLNRDRPEAKWPRLSLLFLIVETTVMVVGGLAWGWNYWVMGLLLAPTIAVVDRWIRRSRLRIFQPQWWMERYRQRRREMLLDFAVLQVGVVLLLVCGALTVGWLVRMEIDNSSFQVGSDLYVLLLLSGAFVGVAIACWTSLPQISSIVEAREAAEHLFVVALDAIVVLDENGAIVRVNPAVSDLLGLSSDELEGMAIAQFLPGLSGSPEQWPTRCEQMLADENLLAPSHPDRGDRRVPRTVEVSISARSNWDTREYIVILREITERKQAEVELQRAFKRQEELAATATQQARELERALAELKQTQAQLIQTEKMSSLGQLVAGVAHEINNPVNFIYGNLTHTHDYANDLLALIHLYQQRYPQGDREIDEFTEQIDLEFLVEDLPKTLASMKLGAERIRQIVLTLRNFSRIDEAEMKAVNIHEGIDSTLLILQNRLKAKLQRPGIQVVERYANLPPVECFASQLNQVFMNILGNAIDALHDRSRALAVTGDLDEPWTPTIWIATETISSQWVKISIEDNGPGIPEKIQNRLFEPFFTTKGIGEGTGLGLSICYQIVVEKHGGRLQCYSQPGQGCQFVIEIPVEQHYNPRTPQRLTEVRS is encoded by the coding sequence ATGGAAACCAAGAGATTGCCATCACTGCAGCTTAAACGGAGTTTGAGTTCTTTAGAAACCTGGGGATTTGGATTGAGCGGACTATTATTGTGGCTCGGTCCGGCTCCCGCCATGCACGCAGCGTTAGGCGATCGCGCAATCTTCGTCTGGCTGCCTGGGGCAATCGTCGGTTTTTTACTCAACCTGCAAGTCCAGCGCCTGGGAACCCACTGGCCCGAGATGTCCGGCGGCACCCCCAATTACGCCGCGAGACTGTTGGCGAACTATCCCCTCATCGCGCGCTACGGGGCGATCGGATATTGGCTCGGATGGGTCTCCGTTCCCCCGATGAACGCGATCATCCTCACGGATTTGGTCAAAGCCAATTTAGATCCCGTAGGCATTTACACCCCAGAAACTGTATTAAGAATAGGATTTACAGCGATCGCCTACATCGTTGCTTTCAGTGGGATCCGCACCTTGGCCATCTTGCACCTCTGTTTCGTGATTCCGGCGATCGGTCTGTTATTAGCCTTTTCCGTGCAAGGGATCGGCTGGCTGAGCTTCGGACCGCTCACCCCCGGACTGATGCCCCATGAATGGTCCGGATTCGATCCGGTGGAATGGTGTAAGTGGTTTTTCCTCGCCGTTTATGCCGTTTACGGTTGCGAAACCGCCTCGTCCTTCGTCGCCGACAGTCGCCGCCCCCAGAATACCCTCAAAGCCTTGTCCTTTGCCGCGATGCTCCTCCCCGTCGTCTACATCGGCGGCTCGTGGGTGTTGATGCGCTTGGCCACCGCCCCGGGATTGGGAGAGAATACCTTTTTACATCTCGTAGCCGCAGGCAAGCCCTTTTGGGGGTCGGCTACCTCGACCCTGGTCACCTTTCTCCTGTCTGCCGGATGTTTGCTCAGTTCGGCGACCGCCGTTTCCAACTCGCCTCGCGTCTTGTACCAATTAGCTCGCGACGGCTACCTCTCCCCCGTGTTTGGGGTCGTGTCACCCCGGGGGGTTCTCGGTCCGGGGTTGCTCTTTACCTTTTTGCTCAGCCTCATTTGTTTGGTGTGGGGGGATGTCTCTCACGTGGTGATGGTGACCGGGACGGGCTATCTCTCCTCGATGATGGCAGTACATTTGAGCTTGTGGCTCAACCGCGATCGCCCCGAAGCCAAATGGCCGCGTCTGTCCCTGCTGTTCCTGATCGTCGAAACGACCGTGATGGTCGTCGGCGGTTTGGCGTGGGGATGGAATTACTGGGTGATGGGACTGTTACTGGCGCCGACCATTGCGGTCGTAGACCGTTGGATCCGCCGCAGTCGCTTGCGGATCTTCCAACCGCAATGGTGGATGGAGCGCTACCGCCAACGCCGCCGGGAAATGCTCCTAGATTTTGCCGTTTTGCAAGTCGGGGTCGTGCTGCTGTTAGTCTGTGGGGCGCTGACCGTCGGTTGGTTGGTGCGGATGGAAATTGACAACAGCAGTTTTCAGGTCGGCAGCGATTTGTACGTGTTGTTGTTATTGAGCGGTGCCTTTGTGGGGGTAGCGATCGCCTGCTGGACGAGCTTGCCCCAGATTAGCTCGATTGTCGAAGCGCGCGAAGCGGCAGAGCATTTATTTGTCGTGGCCCTCGACGCGATCGTGGTTCTCGACGAAAATGGGGCGATCGTGCGGGTCAATCCGGCAGTCTCCGACTTACTCGGCTTGTCCTCCGACGAACTCGAAGGAATGGCGATCGCCCAATTCCTGCCCGGACTGAGCGGTTCTCCCGAACAGTGGCCGACTCGGTGCGAACAGATGCTCGCCGACGAAAACCTCCTCGCCCCATCGCACCCGGATCGAGGCGATCGCCGCGTTCCGCGCACCGTCGAAGTCTCGATTTCCGCGCGATCGAATTGGGATACCCGCGAATATATCGTCATCCTGCGCGAGATCACCGAACGCAAGCAAGCGGAAGTTGAATTACAACGGGCCTTCAAGCGCCAAGAAGAACTCGCCGCCACCGCCACCCAACAAGCGCGCGAACTCGAACGAGCCCTCGCCGAACTCAAACAAACCCAAGCGCAGTTAATTCAAACGGAAAAAATGTCGAGTTTGGGACAACTCGTAGCGGGGGTCGCCCACGAAATCAACAACCCGGTCAATTTTATTTACGGCAATTTGACCCATACCCACGACTACGCCAACGATTTACTCGCCTTAATCCATCTGTACCAGCAACGCTATCCCCAAGGCGATCGCGAAATCGACGAATTCACCGAGCAGATCGACCTCGAATTTTTAGTCGAGGATTTGCCCAAAACCCTCGCCTCGATGAAACTCGGAGCCGAACGCATCCGCCAAATTGTCTTGACTTTACGCAATTTCTCGCGCATTGACGAAGCCGAGATGAAAGCGGTCAACATTCACGAAGGCATTGACAGCACTTTATTGATTTTGCAAAATCGTTTGAAAGCGAAGCTGCAACGTCCCGGGATTCAAGTGGTGGAGCGCTATGCAAATTTGCCCCCGGTCGAATGTTTTGCCAGCCAACTCAATCAAGTGTTTATGAATATTTTGGGCAACGCGATCGATGCCCTCCACGATCGCTCCCGCGCCTTAGCCGTGACCGGAGACCTGGACGAACCATGGACGCCGACCATTTGGATCGCCACGGAAACGATTTCGTCCCAATGGGTCAAAATCTCGATTGAAGACAACGGACCGGGCATCCCGGAAAAGATCCAAAACCGTTTATTCGAGCCATTTTTTACGACCAAAGGCATCGGCGAGGGAACGGGTTTGGGCCTGTCGATTTGCTATCAGATCGTGGTCGAAAAACATGGGGGTCGCTTGCAGTGTTATTCTCAGCCGGGACAAGGTTGTCAGTTCGTCATTGAAATCCCGGTGGAACAACACTACAATCCCCGAACGCCTCAAAGGTTGACTGAGGTCAGATCGTGA
- a CDS encoding NUDIX hydrolase, with amino-acid sequence MAYTYEFPRPALTVDCVVFGLDEENLLKILLIQRNLAPFENQWALPGGFVRIEESLETAARRELVEETGLENVFLEQLYTFGSCDRDPRDRVVTVAYYGLVNLWEYRLKAATDARDTRWFAVADLPPLAFDHEAIVQLALTRLKGKVRYEPIGFELLPEKFTLTQLQRLYETILEQELDKRNFRKKILKMNLLIQLDEYQTGVSHRAARLYRFDPEKYRNLKKKGFNFEI; translated from the coding sequence ATGGCTTACACCTACGAGTTTCCCAGACCTGCTTTAACCGTCGATTGCGTTGTTTTCGGACTAGATGAGGAGAATTTACTCAAAATCTTGTTAATTCAGCGTAATTTAGCGCCATTTGAAAATCAGTGGGCTTTACCCGGTGGTTTCGTGCGGATTGAAGAATCTTTAGAAACCGCAGCGCGACGGGAATTAGTGGAAGAAACCGGGCTGGAAAATGTTTTTCTGGAACAACTGTACACCTTTGGATCGTGCGATCGCGATCCGCGCGATCGAGTGGTGACTGTGGCTTATTATGGTTTAGTAAATTTATGGGAATATCGCCTGAAAGCGGCAACAGATGCCCGTGACACCCGATGGTTTGCCGTTGCCGATTTACCGCCTTTAGCCTTCGATCACGAGGCGATCGTGCAACTAGCCCTCACTCGTTTAAAAGGTAAAGTTCGCTACGAACCAATCGGATTTGAACTCTTACCCGAAAAATTTACCTTAACTCAATTGCAGCGCCTTTACGAAACCATTTTAGAACAAGAACTCGACAAACGAAATTTTCGCAAAAAGATCCTCAAAATGAATCTCTTAATCCAACTCGACGAATATCAAACAGGAGTCTCCCACCGCGCGGCCAGACTCTATCGTTTCGACCCTGAAAAATATCGAAATTTGAAGAAAAAAGGCTTTAATTTCGAGATTTAA
- a CDS encoding AAA family ATPase, with the protein MIELLRLQNFKCFGDRSLNFKNLTMLSGLNSSGKSSILQSLLLLRQSYQQDLLPDTGLALNGDLVCIGTAQDALFEGANEESIGFEISWKNKIEAKWRFKYNQQVDVLEISLSSTEPKVYQSNLFGDNFHYLQAERIGPRTYLEISDFQVRQHGQLGSQGQYTPYFLSLYRKKEIGHEKLCHPAQKSLTLINQVEAWMGEISPGTRIRIKDSSDLDLVSLQYSYGMSNPYRATNVGFGISYALPIVVAILASEPDTLILLENPEAHLHPKGQAKMGELLALAASCGIQIVVETHSDHILNGIRLAVHSKKLDPNHVQLHYFQREEMRGESNIEVISPRIDRNGRIDNWPDGFFDEWDKSLEALLEPVGEE; encoded by the coding sequence ATGATTGAATTATTACGACTGCAAAATTTTAAATGCTTTGGAGATCGATCTCTAAATTTCAAAAACTTAACAATGTTGTCTGGATTGAATAGTAGTGGTAAGTCTTCTATTTTACAATCTTTACTCTTGCTACGCCAATCTTATCAACAAGACTTATTACCCGATACGGGTTTAGCCCTGAATGGTGATTTGGTTTGTATTGGAACAGCACAAGATGCTTTATTTGAAGGAGCCAACGAGGAGTCAATCGGTTTTGAGATCTCTTGGAAAAATAAAATTGAGGCTAAATGGCGCTTTAAGTACAATCAACAAGTAGATGTTTTAGAAATTAGTTTATCGTCAACAGAGCCAAAAGTTTATCAATCAAATCTTTTCGGGGATAACTTTCATTATCTTCAAGCAGAACGAATTGGTCCGCGTACTTATCTAGAAATATCAGATTTTCAAGTACGACAACACGGACAACTTGGTTCTCAAGGGCAATATACTCCTTATTTCCTATCCCTTTATAGAAAGAAAGAGATTGGACATGAAAAATTATGCCATCCTGCACAAAAATCTCTGACACTGATTAATCAAGTAGAAGCATGGATGGGAGAAATCAGTCCAGGAACACGAATTAGGATTAAAGATAGTTCTGATTTGGATTTGGTAAGTTTGCAATATTCTTACGGTATGAGTAATCCCTACCGAGCTACAAATGTCGGGTTTGGGATTAGCTACGCTTTACCGATTGTTGTCGCAATTTTAGCATCGGAACCAGATACTTTGATTTTGCTAGAAAACCCAGAAGCACATCTACATCCCAAAGGACAAGCCAAAATGGGAGAGTTGTTGGCACTCGCTGCTAGTTGTGGAATTCAGATCGTCGTAGAAACTCATAGCGATCATATTTTAAATGGCATTCGTTTAGCAGTTCATAGTAAAAAACTCGATCCTAATCACGTGCAATTACATTATTTTCAACGTGAAGAAATGCGAGGGGAATCGAACATCGAGGTGATATCGCCCCGCATAGATCGAAATGGACGCATCGATAACTGGCCTGATGGTTTCTTTGACGAGTGGGACAAAAGTTTGGAAGCTTTATTAGAACCCGTAGGAGAAGAATGA